A stretch of Maniola hyperantus chromosome 15, iAphHyp1.2, whole genome shotgun sequence DNA encodes these proteins:
- the Mhc gene encoding myosin heavy chain, muscle isoform X49: MPKAAVQEGDDPDPTPYLFVSLEQKRIDQSKPYDGKKACWVPDEKEGFVQGEIKATKGDLVTVSLPGGETKDFKKDLVGQVNPPKYEKCEDMSNLTYLNDASVLYNLKQRYYHKLIYTYSGLFCVAINPYKRFPVYTFRCAKLYRGKRRSEVPPHIFAISDGAYVNMLTNHENQSMLITGESGAGKTENTKKVIAYFATVGASSKKEQTTSDKKGSLEDQVVQTNPVLEAFGNAKTVRNDNSSRFGKFIRIHFGPSGKLAGADIETYLLEKARVISQQALERSYHIFYQMMSGSVKGLKEICLLSNNVNDYNIVSQGKTSIPGVDDGAEMILTDEAFDILGFTQEEKDNVYKITAAVMHMGCMKFKQRGREEQAEADGTEDGQKVATLLGVDVQDLYKNLLKPRIKVGNEFVTQGRNKDQVTNSVGALCKGMFDRLFKWLVKKCNETLDTKQKRQHFIGVLDIAGFEIFDFNGFEQLCINFTNEKLQQFFNHHMFVLEQEEYQREGIEWTFIDFGMDLQNCIDLIEKPMGILSILEEESMFPKATDLTFVEKLNNNHLGKSAPYLKPKPPKPGCQAAHFAIGHYAGNVGYNITGWLEKNKDPLNDTVVDQFKKGQNKLLIEIFADHPGQSGQPDAGGGGKGAGGKRAKGSAFQTVSSLYREQLNNLMTTLRSTQPHFVRCIIPNELKQAGLIDSHLVMHQLTCNGVLEGIRICRKGFPNRMVYPDFKLRYKILCPNLVKDPITPEKATEKILEHTGLDAESFRLGKTKVFFRAGVLGQMEELRDDRLSKIISWLQAYIRGYLSRKDFKKLQEQRLALQVVQRNLRKYLQLRTWPWWKLWQRVKPLLNVSRIEDEIAKLEEKAQKAQEAFEKEEKLRKEVEALNSKLLEEKANLLASLEGEKGSLSEIQDRANKLQAQKADIESQLRDTQDRLTQEEDARNQLFQAKKKLEQEVSGLKKDVEDLELSVQKSEQDKATKDHQIRNLNDEIAHQDELINKLNKEKKMQGESNQKTAEELQAAEDKVNHLNKVKQKLEQTLDELEDSLEREKKLRGDVEKQRRKVEGDLKLTQEAVADLERNKKELEQTVQRKDKEISSLTAKLEDEQSIVSKTQKQIKELQARIEELEEEVESERQARAKAEKQRADLARELEELGERLEEAGGATSAQIELNKKREAELSKLRRDLEEANIQHESTLANLRKKHNDAVAEMGEQLDQLNKLKSKAEHDRASCYNELNNTRAAIDQVAREKAASEKIIKQLQHQLNEVQNKADEANRTLNDLDAAKKKLSIENSDLLRQLEEAESQVSQLSKIKVSLTTQLEDTKRLADEEARERATLLGKFRNLEHDLDNIREQVEEEAEGKADLQRQLSKANAEAQLWRSKYESEGVARSEELEEAKRKLQARLAEAEETIESLNQKVVALEKTKQRLATEVEDLQLEVDRATAIANAAEKKQKAFDKIIGEWKLKVDDLAAELDASQKECRNYSTELFRLKGAYEEGQEQLEAVRRENKNLADEVKDLLDQIGEGGRNIHEIEKARKRLEAEKDELQAALEEAEAALEQEENKVLRAQLELSQVRQEIDRRIQEKEEEFENTRKNHQRALDSMQASLEAEAKGKAEALRMKKKLEADINELEIALDHANKANAEAQKNIKRYQGQIKDLQTALEEEQRARDDAREQLGISERRANALQNELEESRTLLEQADRARRQAEQELGDAHEQLNDLSAQNGSLSAAKRKLESELQTLHSDLDELLNEAKNSEEKAKKAMVDAARLADELRAEQEHAQTQEKLRKALEQQIKELQIRLDEAEANALKGGKKAIQKLEQRVRELENELDGEQRRHADAQKNLRKAERRIKELTFQGEEDRKNHERMQDLVDKLQQKIKTYKRQIEEAEEIAALNLAKFRKAQQELEEAEERADLAEQAISKFRGKGRAGSAARGVSPAPRSRPAFDGFGTFPPRFDLGPENDF; this comes from the exons CGGTGAGTCTGGTGCTGGTAAGACTGAGAACACGAAGAAGGTAATTGCGTACTTTGCCACCGTCGGTGCCTCCTCGAAGAAGGAACAGACCACCAGCGACAAGAAGGGCTCTCTGGAAGACCAGGTCGTACAAACTAACCCTGTGCTTGAAGCCTTCGGTAACGCCAAGACTGTGCGTAACGACAACTCCTCCCGTTTC GGTAAATTCATCCGTATTCACTTCGGACCATCTGGCAAACTGGCTGGTGCCGATATTGAGACCT ATCTGCTAGAGAAGGCTCGTGTCATCTCCCAACAGGCGCTCGAGCGTTCCTACCACATCTTCTACCAGATGATGTCTGGCTCCGTCAAAGGACTTAAAG AAATCTGCCTTCTGTCCAACAACGTCAACGATTATAACATCGTGTCGCAAGGCAAGACCAGCATCCCGGGCGTTGACGACGGCGCGGAAATGATACTTACCGAT GAAGCCTTTGACATCCTGGGCTTCACCCAAGAAGAGAAGGACAACGTATACAAGATCACCGCCGCTGTCATGCACATGGGTTGTATGAAGTTCAAGCAGAGGGGTCGCGAGGAACAGGCTGAGGCCGACGGCACTGAG GACGGTCAGAAGGTCGCCACGCTTCTCGGTGTCGACGTCCAGGACTTGTACAAGAACCTGCTGAAGCCCCGCATCAAGGTCGGAAACGAGTTCGTGACCCAGGGCCGTAACAAGGACCAGGTCACCAACTCCGTGGGTGCTCTCTGCAAAGGCATGTTCGATCGTCTCTTCAAGTGGCTCGTCAAGAAGTGTAACGAGACCCTAGACACCAAGCAGAAGAGACAGCACTTCATCGGTGTGCTGGATATTGCTGGTTTCGAAATCTTCGAC TTCAACGGTTTTGAGCAACTCTGCATTAATTTCACCAACGAGAAACTGCAGCAGTTCTTTAACCACCACATGTTTGTGTTGGAGCAAGAAGAGTACCAACGCGAAGGCATCGAATGGACCTTCATTGATTTTGGCATGGATCTCCAAAATTGCATTGACCTTATAGAAAAG CCTATGGGTATCCTCTCAATTCTTGAGGAAGAGTCTATGTTCCCGAAAGCCACTGACCTGACATTCGTTGAGAAGTTGAACAACAACCACTTGGGCAAGTCTGCTCCTTACTTGAAGCCCAAGCCCCCCAAGCCTGGTTGCCAAGCCGCTCACTTCGCTATTGGTCATTACGCCGGTAAT GTCGGTTACAACATCACTGGCTGGCTTGAGAAGAACAAGGACCCCCTTAACGACACCGTAGTCGACCAGTTCAAGAAGGGCCAGAACAAACTGTTGATCGAGATCTTCGCTGACCATCCTGGACAGTCCGGCCAGCCTGATGCTGGTGGCGGCGGCAAGG GCGCTGGCGGCAAGCGTGCTAAGGGTTCCGCCTTCCAGACCGTATCATCGCTCTACAGG GAACAACTGAATAACTTGATGACAACGCTGAGGTCTACACAGCCTCACTTCGTGCGTTGTATCATTCCCAATGAATTGAAACAGGCCG GTCTCATCGACTCTCACCTTGTGATGCACCAGCTCACCTGTAACGGTGTGTTGGAAGGCATCCGTATTTGCCGTAAAGGTTTCCCCAACAGGATGGTCTACCCTGACTTCAAGCTCCG atacaaaattctGTGCCCGAACCTGGTCAAAGATCCAATTACACCAGAGAAAGCCACCGAGAAAATTCTCGAACATACCGGCTTGGATGCGGAGTCTTTCAGGCTCGGGAAAACCAAG GTATTCTTCCGCGCCGGTGTCCTGGGTCAGATGGAGGAGTTGCGTGATGACAGGCTCTCCAAGATCATATCTTGGCTCCAGGCCTACATCCGTGGTTACCTCTCAAGGAAGGACTTCAAGAAACTGCAAGAACAGAG ATTGGCTCTCCAAGTGGTCCAGCGCAACTTGCGCAAGTACCTCCAACTGCGCACCTGGCCCTGGTGGAAGCTGTGGCAGAGGGTCAAGCCCCTGCTCAACGTCAGCCGCATCGAGGATGAGATCGCG AAACTGGAGGAGAAGGCACAGAAGGCCCAGGAGGCCTTCGAGAAGGAAGAGAAACTTCGCAAGGAAGTCGAGGCCCTTAATTCCAAACTCCTCGAAGAGAAGGCAAACCTTTTGGCTTCTCTCGAAGGCGAGAAGGGCTCGCTCTCTGAGATCCAGGACCGCGCCAACAAGCTCCAGGCGCAGAAGGCCGATATCGAGAGCCAACTTCGG GATACCCAAGACCGCCTCACTCAAGAGGAGGATGCCCGCAACCAACTCTTCCAAGCCAAGAAGAAGTTGGAACAGGAAGTGTCTGGCTTGAAGAAGGATGTAGAAGATCTCGAACTTTCCGTCCAGAAGTCCGAACAAGACAAGGCCACCAAGGATCACCAGATCCGCAACTTGAACGATGAGATCGCCCACCAGGACGAGCTCATCAACAAGCTCAACAAGGAGAAGAAGATGCAAGGCGAGAGCAACCAGAAGACCGCTGAGGAGCTGCAAGCGGCCGAGGACAAGGTCAACCACCTCAACAAGGTCAAGCAGAAGCTCGAGCAGACCCTCGACGAGCTCGAGGACTCCTTGGAGCGCGAGAAGAAACTGCGCGGTGACGTCGAGAAGCAGAGGAGGAAGGTCGAGGGTGACCTCAAGCTCACCCAGGAAGCCGTCGCCGACCTCGAGCGCAACAAGAAGGAGCTCGAACAGACCGTGCAGCGCAAGGACAAGGAAATCTCTTCCCTCACCGCCAAGCTCGAGGACGAGCAGTCCATCGTCAGCAAGACCCAGAAACAGATCAAGGAACTGCAAGCCCGCATCGAGGAGTTGGAAGAGGAAGTCGAATCCGAACGCCAGGCCCGCGCTAAAGCTGAGAAGCAACGCGCTGATCTCGCTCGGGAACTCGAGGAGCTCGGCGAGCGTCTCGAGGAAGCCGGTGGTGCCACCTCTGCTCAGATCGAACTCAACAAGAAGCGTGAGGCTGAGCTCAGCAAGCTCCGCCGCGACTTGGAGGAGGCCAACATCCAGCACGAGTCCACCCTCGCCAACCTCCGCAAGAAGCACAACGATGCCGTTGCTGAGATGGGCGAGCAGCTCGACCAGCTCAACAAACTTAAGTCCAA GGCTGAACATGATCGCGCGTCTTGCTACAACGAGCTTAACAACACCCGCGCGGCCATTGACCAAGTGGCGAGAGAGAAG GCCGCCTCAGAAAAGATCATCAAGCAACTCCAACACCAGCTCAACGAGGTCCAGAACAAGGCTGATGAAGCTAACCGCACCCTCAACGACCTGGATGCCGCCAAGAAGAAGTTGTCCATCGAGAACTCTGACCTGCTCCGCCAGTTGGAGGAGGCCGAGTCCCAGGTGTCGCAGCTCTCCAAGATCAAGGTGTCGCTCACCACACAGTTGGAGGACACCAAGAGGCTCGCTGACGAAGAGGCTAGG gaaCGCGCCACACTTCTTGGCAAGTTCCGCAACCTCGAACACGACTTGGACAACATCCGCGAGCAAGTCGAAGAGGAGGCCGAAGGCAAGGCTGACTTACAACGCCAGCTTTCCAAGGCTAACGCTGAAGCTCAATTATGGCGCTCCAAGTACGAGTCTGAAGGCGTCGCTCGCTCTGAGGAACTCGAGGAGGCCAAGCGCAAGCTCCAGGCCCGCCTCGCCGAAGCAGAGGAGACCATCGAATCCCTCAACCAGAAGGTCGTTGCCCTCGAAAAGACCAAGCAGCGTCTCGCCACCGAAGTGGAGGACCTGCAACTCGAGGTCGACCGTGCCACTGCCATTGCCAATGCCGCTGAGAAGAAACAGAAGGCCTTCGACAAAATCATTGGCGAATGGAAGCTCAAGGTTGACGACCTTGCCGCTGAACTCGATGCCAGCCAGAAGGAATGCCGCAACTACTCCACCGAACTGTTCCGCCTCAAGGGTGCTTACGAAGAAGGCCAGGAACAACTCGAGGCCGTCCGCCGCGAGAACAAGAACCTTGCCGATGAAGTTAAAGACTTACTCGACCAGATCGGTGAGGGTGGCCGCAACATTCACGAAATCGAGAAGGCCAGGAAGCGTCTCGAAGCCGAGAAAGATGAGCTCCAGGCTGCCCTCGAGGAGGCCGAAGCGGCCCTCGAACAGGAGGAGAACAAGGTTCTGCGTGCTCAACTCGAGCTGTCCCAGGTCAGACAGGAGATCGACAGGAGGATCCAGGAGAAGGAAGAGGAATTCGAAAACACCCGCAAGAACCACCAACGCGCATTGGACTCCATGCAGGCTTCCCTCGAAGCCGAGGCTAAGGGCAAGGCTGAGGCCCTGCGCATGAAGAAGAAGCTCGAGGCTGACATCAATGAACTTGAAATCGCCCTCGACCATGCCAACAAGGCCAACGCTGAGGCTCAGAAGAACATCAAACGCTACCAGGGTCAAATCAAGGACCTCCAGACCGCTTTGGAAGAGGAACAGCGTGCCCGTGACGATGCTCGCGAGCAGCTCGGTATCTCAGAGCGTCGCGCTAACGCCCTCCAGAACGAACTCGAGGAATCTCGTACGCTTCTGGAACAGGCCGACCGCGCTCGTCGCCAGGCCGAACAGGAACTCGGCGATGCTCACGAACAGCTCAACGATCTCTCCGCACAGAACGGCTCACTCTCCGCCGCCAAGAGGAAACTCGAATCCGAGCTCCAGACCCTACACTCCGACCTCGACGAGCTCCTCAACGAGGCTAAGAACTCCGAAGAGAAGGCGAAGAAGGCCATGGTGGACGCTGCCAGGCTCGCCGACGAGCTCCGCGCTGAGCAGGAACACGCCCAGACACAGGAGAAACTCCGCAAAGCCCTCGAACAACAGATCAAGGAACTGCAGATCAGGCTTGACGAGGCCGAGGCGAACGCGCTCAAGGGAGGCAAGAAAGCCATCCAGAAACTCGAACAGAGGGTACGAGAGCTGGAGAACGAGCTCGACGGCGAACAGAGGAGACACGCAGACGCACAGAAGAACCTGCGTAAGGCCGAGAGGCGTATCAAGGAACTGACTTTCCAGGGTGAGGAGGACCGCAAGAACCACGAGCGTATGCAGGACCTCGTCGACAAACTTCAGCAGAAGATCAAGACCTACAAGAGGCAGATCGAGGAAGCCGAAGAAATTGCCGCCCTCAACTTGGCCAAGTTCCGCAAGGCGCAACAGGAATTAGAGGAAGCCGAAGAAAGGGCAGACCTTGCCGAACAAGCGATCAGCAAATTCCGTGGCAAGGGACGCGCGGGATCCGCAGCGAGAGGAGTCAGTCCGGCG CCCCGCTCGCGCCCCGCATTCGACGGTTTCGGCACCTTCCCACCAAGGTTCGACCTGGGGCCAGAAAACGATTTCTAA
- the Mhc gene encoding myosin heavy chain, muscle isoform X38 produces the protein MPKAAVQEGDDPDPTPYLFVSLEQKRIDQSKPYDGKKACWVPDEKEGFVQGEIKATKGDLVTVSLPGGETKDFKKDLVGQVNPPKYEKCEDMSNLTYLNDASVLYNLKQRYYHKLIYTYSGLFCVAINPYKRFPVYTFRCAKLYRGKRRSEVPPHIFAISDGAYVNMLTNHENQSMLITGESGAGKTENTKKVIAYFATVGASSKKEQTTSDKKGSLEDQVVQTNPVLEAFGNAKTVRNDNSSRFGKFIRIHFGPSGKLAGADIETYLLEKARVISQQALERSYHIFYQMMSGSVKGLKDMCLLSNNVHDYYIVSQGKTTIPNVDDGEECLLTDEAFDILGFTQEEKDNVYKITAAVMHMGCMKFKQRGREEQAEADGTEDGQKVATLLGVDVQDLYKNLLKPRIKVGNEFVTQGRNKDQVTNSVGALCKGMFDRLFKWLVKKCNETLDTKQKRQHFIGVLDIAGFEIFDYNGFEQLCINFTNEKLQQFFNHHMFVLEQEEYKQEGINWTFIDFGMDLLACIDLIEKPMGILSILEEESMFPKATDLTFVEKLNNNHLGKSAPYLKPKPPKPGCQAAHFAIGHYAGNVGYNITGWLEKNKDPLNDTVVDQFKKGQNKLLIEIFADHPGQSGQPDAGGGGKGGRGKKGGGFATVSSAYKEQLNNLMTTLRSTQPHFVRCIIPNELKQAGLIDSHLVMHQLTCNGVLEGIRICRKGFPNRMVYPDFKLRYKILAPQAVEKESDPKKIAQVILDATALDVESYRLGHTKVFFRAGVLGQMEELRDDRLSKIISWLQAYIRGYLSRKDFKKLQEQRLALQVVQRNLRKYLQLRTWPWWKLWQRVKPLLNVSRIEDEIAKLEEKAQKAQEAFEKEEKLRKEVEALNSKLLEEKANLLASLEGEKGSLSEIQDRANKLQAQKADIESQLRDTQDRLTQEEDARNQLFQAKKKLEQEVSGLKKDVEDLELSVQKSEQDKATKDHQIRNLNDEIAHQDELINKLNKEKKMQGESNQKTAEELQAAEDKVNHLNKVKQKLEQTLDELEDSLEREKKLRGDVEKQRRKVEGDLKLTQEAVADLERNKKELEQTVQRKDKEISSLTAKLEDEQSIVSKTQKQIKELQARIEELEEEVESERQARAKAEKQRADLARELEELGERLEEAGGATSAQIELNKKREAELSKLRRDLEEANIQHESTLANLRKKHNDAVAEMGEQLDQLNKLKSKAEKERAQYFSEVNDLRAGIDHLSNEKAASEKIIKQLQHQLNEVQNKADEANRTLNDLDAAKKKLSIENSDLLRQLEEAESQVSQLSKIKVSLTTQLEDTKRLADEEARERATLLGKFRNLEHDLDNIREQVEEEAEGKADLQRQLSKANAEAQLWRSKYESEGVARSEELEEAKRKLQARLAEAEETIESLNQKVVALEKTKQRLATEVEDLQLEVDRATAIANAAEKKQKAFDKIIGEWKLKVDDLAAELDASQKECRNYSTELFRLKGAYEEGQEQLEAVRRENKNLADEVKDLLDQIGEGGRNIHEIEKARKRLEAEKDELQAALEEAEAALEQEENKVLRAQLELSQVRQEIDRRIQEKEEEFENTRKNHQRALDSMQASLEAEAKGKAEALRMKKKLEADINELEIALDHANKANAEAQKNIKRYQGQIKDLQTALEEEQRARDDAREQLGISERRANALQNELEESRTLLEQADRARRQAEQELGDAHEQLNDLSAQNGSLSAAKRKLESELQTLHSDLDELLNEAKNSEEKAKKAMVDAARLADELRAEQEHAQTQEKLRKALEQQIKELQIRLDEAEANALKGGKKAIQKLEQRVRELENELDGEQRRHADAQKNLRKAERRIKELTFQGEEDRKNHERMQDLVDKLQQKIKTYKRQIEEAEEIAALNLAKFRKAQQELEEAEERADLAEQAISKFRGKGRAGSAARGVSPAPRSRPAFDGFGTFPPRFDLGPENDF, from the exons CGGTGAGTCTGGTGCTGGTAAGACTGAGAACACGAAGAAGGTAATTGCGTACTTTGCCACCGTCGGTGCCTCCTCGAAGAAGGAACAGACCACCAGCGACAAGAAGGGCTCTCTGGAAGACCAGGTCGTACAAACTAACCCTGTGCTTGAAGCCTTCGGTAACGCCAAGACTGTGCGTAACGACAACTCCTCCCGTTTC GGTAAATTCATCCGTATTCACTTCGGACCATCTGGCAAACTGGCTGGTGCCGATATTGAGACCT ATCTGCTAGAGAAGGCTCGTGTCATCTCCCAACAGGCGCTCGAGCGTTCCTACCACATCTTCTACCAGATGATGTCTGGCTCCGTCAAAGGACTTAAAG ACATGTGTCTTCTGTCCAACAACGTACATGACTATTACATCGTATCGCAAGGAAAGACTACCATACCCAACGTAGATGATGGAGAGGAATGTTTGTTGACTGAC GAAGCCTTTGACATCCTGGGCTTCACCCAAGAAGAGAAGGACAACGTATACAAGATCACCGCCGCTGTCATGCACATGGGTTGTATGAAGTTCAAGCAGAGGGGTCGCGAGGAACAGGCTGAGGCCGACGGCACTGAG GACGGTCAGAAGGTCGCCACGCTTCTCGGTGTCGACGTCCAGGACTTGTACAAGAACCTGCTGAAGCCCCGCATCAAGGTCGGAAACGAGTTCGTGACCCAGGGCCGTAACAAGGACCAGGTCACCAACTCCGTGGGTGCTCTCTGCAAAGGCATGTTCGATCGTCTCTTCAAGTGGCTCGTCAAGAAGTGTAACGAGACCCTAGACACCAAGCAGAAGAGACAGCACTTCATCGGTGTGCTGGATATTGCTGGTTTCGAAATCTTCGAC TACAACGGTTTCGAGCAACTCTGCATTAACTTCACGAATGAGAAGCTGCAGCAATTCTTTAACCATCACATGTTCGTCCTCGAACAAGAGGAGTACAAGCAGGAGGGCATCAACTGGACCTTCATCGATTTCGGGATGGACTTGCTCGCTTGTATCGATCTGATCGAAAAG CCTATGGGTATCCTCTCAATTCTTGAGGAAGAGTCTATGTTCCCGAAAGCCACTGACCTGACATTCGTTGAGAAGTTGAACAACAACCACTTGGGCAAGTCTGCTCCTTACTTGAAGCCCAAGCCCCCCAAGCCTGGTTGCCAAGCCGCTCACTTCGCTATTGGTCATTACGCCGGTAAT GTCGGTTACAACATCACTGGCTGGCTTGAGAAGAACAAGGACCCCCTTAACGACACCGTAGTCGACCAGTTCAAGAAGGGCCAGAACAAACTGTTGATCGAGATCTTCGCTGACCATCCTGGACAGTCCGGCCAGCCTGATGCTGGTGGCGGCGGCAAGG GAGGTCGCGGTAAGAAGGGCGGTGGTTTTGCTACTGTCTCTTCCGCATACAAG GAACAACTGAATAACTTGATGACAACGCTGAGGTCTACACAGCCTCACTTCGTGCGTTGTATCATTCCCAATGAATTGAAACAGGCCG GTCTCATCGACTCTCACCTTGTGATGCACCAGCTCACCTGTAACGGTGTGTTGGAAGGCATCCGTATTTGCCGTAAAGGTTTCCCCAACAGGATGGTCTACCCTGACTTCAAGCTCCG CTACAAGATCCTCGCTCCTCAAGCTGTGGAAAAGGAATCTGACCCCAAGAAAATCGCTCAAGTCATCTTGGATGCCACAGCCTTGGATGTCGAGTCCTACCGTCTCGGTCACACCAAG GTATTCTTCCGCGCCGGTGTCCTGGGTCAGATGGAGGAGTTGCGTGATGACAGGCTCTCCAAGATCATATCTTGGCTCCAGGCCTACATCCGTGGTTACCTCTCAAGGAAGGACTTCAAGAAACTGCAAGAACAGAG ATTGGCTCTCCAAGTGGTCCAGCGCAACTTGCGCAAGTACCTCCAACTGCGCACCTGGCCCTGGTGGAAGCTGTGGCAGAGGGTCAAGCCCCTGCTCAACGTCAGCCGCATCGAGGATGAGATCGCG AAACTGGAGGAGAAGGCACAGAAGGCCCAGGAGGCCTTCGAGAAGGAAGAGAAACTTCGCAAGGAAGTCGAGGCCCTTAATTCCAAACTCCTCGAAGAGAAGGCAAACCTTTTGGCTTCTCTCGAAGGCGAGAAGGGCTCGCTCTCTGAGATCCAGGACCGCGCCAACAAGCTCCAGGCGCAGAAGGCCGATATCGAGAGCCAACTTCGG GATACCCAAGACCGCCTCACTCAAGAGGAGGATGCCCGCAACCAACTCTTCCAAGCCAAGAAGAAGTTGGAACAGGAAGTGTCTGGCTTGAAGAAGGATGTAGAAGATCTCGAACTTTCCGTCCAGAAGTCCGAACAAGACAAGGCCACCAAGGATCACCAGATCCGCAACTTGAACGATGAGATCGCCCACCAGGACGAGCTCATCAACAAGCTCAACAAGGAGAAGAAGATGCAAGGCGAGAGCAACCAGAAGACCGCTGAGGAGCTGCAAGCGGCCGAGGACAAGGTCAACCACCTCAACAAGGTCAAGCAGAAGCTCGAGCAGACCCTCGACGAGCTCGAGGACTCCTTGGAGCGCGAGAAGAAACTGCGCGGTGACGTCGAGAAGCAGAGGAGGAAGGTCGAGGGTGACCTCAAGCTCACCCAGGAAGCCGTCGCCGACCTCGAGCGCAACAAGAAGGAGCTCGAACAGACCGTGCAGCGCAAGGACAAGGAAATCTCTTCCCTCACCGCCAAGCTCGAGGACGAGCAGTCCATCGTCAGCAAGACCCAGAAACAGATCAAGGAACTGCAAGCCCGCATCGAGGAGTTGGAAGAGGAAGTCGAATCCGAACGCCAGGCCCGCGCTAAAGCTGAGAAGCAACGCGCTGATCTCGCTCGGGAACTCGAGGAGCTCGGCGAGCGTCTCGAGGAAGCCGGTGGTGCCACCTCTGCTCAGATCGAACTCAACAAGAAGCGTGAGGCTGAGCTCAGCAAGCTCCGCCGCGACTTGGAGGAGGCCAACATCCAGCACGAGTCCACCCTCGCCAACCTCCGCAAGAAGCACAACGATGCCGTTGCTGAGATGGGCGAGCAGCTCGACCAGCTCAACAAACTTAAGTCCAA GGCTGAGAAAGAACGCGCTCAATACTTTAGCGAAGTCAATGACCTTCGCGCCGGTATCGACCACTTGTCCAACGAAAAG GCCGCCTCAGAAAAGATCATCAAGCAACTCCAACACCAGCTCAACGAGGTCCAGAACAAGGCTGATGAAGCTAACCGCACCCTCAACGACCTGGATGCCGCCAAGAAGAAGTTGTCCATCGAGAACTCTGACCTGCTCCGCCAGTTGGAGGAGGCCGAGTCCCAGGTGTCGCAGCTCTCCAAGATCAAGGTGTCGCTCACCACACAGTTGGAGGACACCAAGAGGCTCGCTGACGAAGAGGCTAGG gaaCGCGCCACACTTCTTGGCAAGTTCCGCAACCTCGAACACGACTTGGACAACATCCGCGAGCAAGTCGAAGAGGAGGCCGAAGGCAAGGCTGACTTACAACGCCAGCTTTCCAAGGCTAACGCTGAAGCTCAATTATGGCGCTCCAAGTACGAGTCTGAAGGCGTCGCTCGCTCTGAGGAACTCGAGGAGGCCAAGCGCAAGCTCCAGGCCCGCCTCGCCGAAGCAGAGGAGACCATCGAATCCCTCAACCAGAAGGTCGTTGCCCTCGAAAAGACCAAGCAGCGTCTCGCCACCGAAGTGGAGGACCTGCAACTCGAGGTCGACCGTGCCACTGCCATTGCCAATGCCGCTGAGAAGAAACAGAAGGCCTTCGACAAAATCATTGGCGAATGGAAGCTCAAGGTTGACGACCTTGCCGCTGAACTCGATGCCAGCCAGAAGGAATGCCGCAACTACTCCACCGAACTGTTCCGCCTCAAGGGTGCTTACGAAGAAGGCCAGGAACAACTCGAGGCCGTCCGCCGCGAGAACAAGAACCTTGCCGATGAAGTTAAAGACTTACTCGACCAGATCGGTGAGGGTGGCCGCAACATTCACGAAATCGAGAAGGCCAGGAAGCGTCTCGAAGCCGAGAAAGATGAGCTCCAGGCTGCCCTCGAGGAGGCCGAAGCGGCCCTCGAACAGGAGGAGAACAAGGTTCTGCGTGCTCAACTCGAGCTGTCCCAGGTCAGACAGGAGATCGACAGGAGGATCCAGGAGAAGGAAGAGGAATTCGAAAACACCCGCAAGAACCACCAACGCGCATTGGACTCCATGCAGGCTTCCCTCGAAGCCGAGGCTAAGGGCAAGGCTGAGGCCCTGCGCATGAAGAAGAAGCTCGAGGCTGACATCAATGAACTTGAAATCGCCCTCGACCATGCCAACAAGGCCAACGCTGAGGCTCAGAAGAACATCAAACGCTACCAGGGTCAAATCAAGGACCTCCAGACCGCTTTGGAAGAGGAACAGCGTGCCCGTGACGATGCTCGCGAGCAGCTCGGTATCTCAGAGCGTCGCGCTAACGCCCTCCAGAACGAACTCGAGGAATCTCGTACGCTTCTGGAACAGGCCGACCGCGCTCGTCGCCAGGCCGAACAGGAACTCGGCGATGCTCACGAACAGCTCAACGATCTCTCCGCACAGAACGGCTCACTCTCCGCCGCCAAGAGGAAACTCGAATCCGAGCTCCAGACCCTACACTCCGACCTCGACGAGCTCCTCAACGAGGCTAAGAACTCCGAAGAGAAGGCGAAGAAGGCCATGGTGGACGCTGCCAGGCTCGCCGACGAGCTCCGCGCTGAGCAGGAACACGCCCAGACACAGGAGAAACTCCGCAAAGCCCTCGAACAACAGATCAAGGAACTGCAGATCAGGCTTGACGAGGCCGAGGCGAACGCGCTCAAGGGAGGCAAGAAAGCCATCCAGAAACTCGAACAGAGGGTACGAGAGCTGGAGAACGAGCTCGACGGCGAACAGAGGAGACACGCAGACGCACAGAAGAACCTGCGTAAGGCCGAGAGGCGTATCAAGGAACTGACTTTCCAGGGTGAGGAGGACCGCAAGAACCACGAGCGTATGCAGGACCTCGTCGACAAACTTCAGCAGAAGATCAAGACCTACAAGAGGCAGATCGAGGAAGCCGAAGAAATTGCCGCCCTCAACTTGGCCAAGTTCCGCAAGGCGCAACAGGAATTAGAGGAAGCCGAAGAAAGGGCAGACCTTGCCGAACAAGCGATCAGCAAATTCCGTGGCAAGGGACGCGCGGGATCCGCAGCGAGAGGAGTCAGTCCGGCG CCCCGCTCGCGCCCCGCATTCGACGGTTTCGGCACCTTCCCACCAAGGTTCGACCTGGGGCCAGAAAACGATTTCTAA